A part of Bufo bufo chromosome 7, aBufBuf1.1, whole genome shotgun sequence genomic DNA contains:
- the MMP25 gene encoding matrix metalloproteinase-25 gives MLVAWILGLCVAGAGSRPSARDLSSGMDWLTRYGYLPPPDPYSAQQQTLDGLRDAVKTMQRFAGLRPTGILDDDTIAMMHKPRCSLPDIILASGYQRHRRKRYAVSGSVWQKSHLTWRVDSFPVSLSQETTRQLIGSALYTWSRESNLHFEETRAGGADIRVSFVQGSHDDGYPFDGPGGTLGHAFFPGVGSSAGATHMDADESWTYNVAEGTDLFAVAVHEFGHSLGLSHSSAENSIMKPYYQGTVGEHRRYRLPPDDVQGIQALYGKRSAHPGADAPPAPTQRYIPPRGPTYRPRLPFPDRCSTHFDAVANIRGEVFFFKSRYFWRVQATRQLVSLNPAHLGNFWLGLPPDLTRVDAVYERANDSKIVFIAGGNYWVFKDTLVEPGYPRPLTDFGLNTDGVDGAFVWKHNKKTYFFRHNRYWRFDERQGRMDPGYPRDSNLWLGLPSDVDDVISWTDGHTYFFKGPQYWKFQDGQVEADPGYPHSIALNWMYCAAAAPPEPTQEPEGRGQRDCNCQCPAGSGSAPPAARAWLSVALALTLLAGTL, from the exons GACTGGCTGACGCGGTATGGCTACCTACCTCCCCCGGACCCCTACTCTGCGCAGCAGCAGACGCTGGACGGACTGAGGGACGCGGTGAAGACCATGCAGAGATTTGCCGGCCTGAGGCCGACTGGGATTCTGG ATGACGACACCATCGCCATGATGCACAAGCCTCGCTGCTCTCTTCCTGACATCATCTTGGCTTCTGGGTATCAGAGACACCGGAGAAAGCGATACGCTGTGAGTGGGTCCGTGTGGCAGAAGAGCCACTTGACCTGGAG GGTGGACAGTTTTCCAGTTTCTCTCTCCCAAGAAACCACAAGACAACTGATTGGGAGCGCCCTGTACACGTGGAGCCGGGAGAGCAACCTCCACTTCGAAGAGACCAGGGCTGGAGGGGCCGATATCCGGGTCAGCTTCGTGCAGGGGTCCCACGATGACGGCTACCCATTCGATGGTCCCGGAGGGACTCTGGGCCATGCTTTCTTTCCTGGTGTAGGTTCCAGTGCTGGAGCCACTCATATGGACGCTGATGAGTCGTGGACATATAATG TGGCcgaggggacggatctgtttgcagtGGCCGTGCACGAGTTTGGACATTCTCTGGGGTTGTCCCATTCATCTGCAGAGAATTCCATTATGAAGCCGTACTACCAAGGAACGGTGGGTGAGCACCGGAGATACAGGCTCCCCCCCGACGACGTGCAGGGGATCCAGGCATTGTACG GGAAAAGAAGTGCGCACCCAGGAGCTGACGCTCCTCCTGCGCCAACCCAGCGCTACATTCCACCCCGAGGACCTACATACCG GCCCCGTCTCCCGTTCCCGGACCGCTGCTCCACCCATTTCGATGCTGTGGCCAACATTCGAGGAGAAGTTTTCTTCTTTAAGA GTCGGTACTTCTGGCGGGTACAAGCTACGAGGCAGCTGGTCTCCCTAAACCCCGCTCATCTGGGGAACTTCTGGCTGGGGCTGCCTCCTGATCTGACCAGGGTGGATGCGGTCTATGAAAGAGCCAACGACAGCAAGATCGTGTTCATTGCAG GAGGCAATTACTGGGTGTTTAAGGACACTTTGGTGGAGCCCGGGTACCCACGACCGCTCACGGATTTTGGGCTGAACACCGATGGAGTAGATGGAGCTTTTGTTTGGAAGCACAATAAGAAGACGTACTTCTTCAGACACAACCGCTACTGGAGatttgatgagcggcaggggaggATGGACCCCggttaccctcgtgacagtaaccTATGGCTAGGGCTGCCCAGTGACGTGGATGATGTCATCAGCTGGACAGATG GTCACACGTACTTCTTCAAGGGCCCCCAGTACTGGAAGTTCCAGGATGGTCAGGTAGAGGCTGACCCAGGTTACCCCCACAGCATTGCCCTAAACTGGATGTACTGTGCAGCGGCAGCTCCTCCAGAACCCACTCAAGAACCCGAAGGACGAGGTCAGAGAGACTGCAACTGCCAGTGCCCAGCAGGGAGCGGCTCTGCTCCTCCAGCTGCCAGGGCCTGGCTCAGCGTGGCGCTCGCACTAACCCTCCTGGCTGGCACCCTGTAA